The sequence AGCGGGGCCTGCCAATGCAGGCCTTCTCGGCGAGACCTCCGGAGAAGGCGTCGGCCCCTGGCGTGTGCCGTCGTTTGTCGCTGACGGGAAGGCTTCGAACGTCTCggctctttctcttcgcggctGTGCCGCGCTCAACGTCTCTCTTGGGTCTCAAGGCgcagctctctctcgcccctACCCTCTCGAGTTCAGCACTCTGCTCTCTATCAGACGATGTAGAGCGAGTCGTCTTCGATGCCTGCTCTCTGTCCCTTCGCTCTCCCCGCTGCTTCGTTTTCGAGtgctcagaacgcgcaggcaccgctctcctctcctccttgTGTTCAGAGACAAAGCGTGCCTCACCTCTAAGCGCCTTCCCGgtttctgcgcggccgccgggatgcgccttcgtcgcctgcccTCGCCGGTCCCGAACTGATACGGGTCTTCTGCTGCactctcgcggcgagcgcggttCAGGCCTGAGGGtccttctctcttcctctgcacTGGCGTGTTCGCCACCATTGGATGCGTCGAGCAAGTCCCCTCTGGTGCTTTGCCGGCAtgccggcgggcgacgagaaTGAGGAGCTGACAAGgggcgtctttctctctctgcggtgTTTGCGACATGTGCAAATTCGTCTCTTTCTGTCCTTCGCTGTTGTGAGGTATCTCCCCTCTCCGGCCGGAACTCTTCACCAGAGTCCTCAGAGTGTGATGCTGCCTTGAAAGCGCCTTCCCTTTCCTTCCAGCTCGGGGCGAATCTTCTTGTGGTGTCCCTCCcttccgctttcttctcccctcTCGGCAacgctcgcgcttctgcgtctccactCGCACGGCTATCGCGCGCGTGCATCgctcctcgcgccgtcgcatTTCTCCagcctgccgcctctcccgcagGAACGCTCCcctgctcgcctgctgccgtTCTTCTGTCAACGCGCGAGCCTCTCTCTGAGCCAggttcctcttctcctcgtctcctgtctctctccgtcctcgccggcAACTCTCGATCGTCTCCTTGCGGGGCGCGAGCTGCACTCTGTCGGTCTCCCAGAGGCTCGGGTCCGGCCTCTTCTGAGGCCTCTGgggctcgcggctctcgcgccgtTCTACTTTTTTTAGGTCCAGACTTCGTCTCAGAGGCCTCACCTTCCTTTCgctcctgccgcctccgctccttctcgcgcttccgcctggcgagcagcagcgcgaggagcgcagcgacagatcgggaagacgagggagacaATACCGAAGACAgggacgaggcaggcgagacgaGCGGCTTTTGCGGCTCGCTCATCAGCGTGGCAGTGTCGCCTTCTTGCCCAGGAAACGGGAAATaacccgcctcctcgctagcgcctctctcctctctgtgccCTCGCTGGGTCTGCTCAGCCCCGTCCGAAGAGGTCAAGACGCTCAGTGCATCTCGTCCCCCAGTGGTGCATCTGGTGCTGCTTCTTGCAGTCcacgcgccttcttcggGTACCCAGCCTTCTCCATTTGACAAAGAGATGATTCCCAAGATTCCCGGCAAGCAATTAGAGGGTTCCTCCTTGTCGGGGGCGTGGTTGCCCGTTTCCGGCTTCTGCGCGCTCTTCGCAGTCTCCTTCTGGCGACACGCCCCCCCTCTTGGGGGGGCGTGTCGCCACGAGGGTCCTTCAGACCGGGTGTGCTTTCATCGCTTGAAGCAGCCGTagcctcttcgctgcgctcTCCAGCGCAGCTTCCTGGCTTAACTGCGTCCATTGCGGCTCTCGCTAGCGCGTGTGTTCCATCTCTTTCCGTCCGGAGCTCGCTTTCTCGCGATCCTCcagcctgcgtctcctcattctccctccgctcgcgcaaTTGGCTTACCACTATCGCATCGTGACACGGCCCCGTGCGACTCtggtcgcctgcgtctgcctgttTGTCCCCCTCTAAGCTTTCCCCGTTTCCACGCCCTTCCCCTTTGTCGTCCCCCAGTCTCCGGGCGTGAGGACGCGGCTCGGAAGATGACTCCGGGTTTCCTCTTTTGAGGGAAGAGGGGCGagggaaagaaaaagaagacgcagtcgaggaaggcgacgacagGGGCGAAGTAGACGACCAAGGCTGGTCTCCAGTGCCTctggcgacgaaggcgcgcgagagaaacaTCTTCGGCGGATGCTgggcggaggcctgcgggGGAGGTTCCTggggaagaggcggagacatTGTGGCGGACTGGAAAGGAAACGACAGAAGAAAGGTATCCCTGCGCGTCGGTTCTTTTTCCCAGCCTCTCTCCCCAGAGTTTAGCAGAGAAGGATGAAGCGCCGCCACGAAAAAGAGAGCCGTGCGCGTTCCCGGCGCACATGGTTTCGAGGGTGGTCGGGTGCCCTCTCGGGCTGTTTTTGCTCAGAAAACTTCTCGTTCTTTTCCGTTCGTGAAGATGTTAAACGGGCGGAGAAAATGACCCTTTAAAAGCCACTGTTTTCGCAGTTGCTCCTCGCGCGTTGGATCTAGGGGGCGGGGTGTGGCAAGACATGAGTCACCAGAGCCACAGGAGGGCGGTCCGTGCATTCACGCAAAATCGTAACACGGGGATAAGCGGGGCGAAAGAAAACGGCGAACTGGGGAATATTCCCGAAAAAAGTTGAATTTATGGAGTGAGGACGGAAAGAaccagagaaaaaaagaggtGGTGGGCAGAAGCAAGGAGACCAGGAGCGCGATAGCCTCTTTTCCGTGCGAGGTGTTGCAGGTGAACAGACAcccgctgcagagggcgggcAGGAACCAGATGTGCCTTCAGAGAACGAAATTGGTGGACGGAACTGCATCAAAAAACACAAAACCTAGGATTTTGGGAAGGCTGCGACGGCGATAAGGTTTGTGGCAAAAACCCTGGAGAGGGGACTCGCCAGGGCGGCGTGAGCACAGCAGGGAGGGCGCTAGCTAAGAGCAAACACGCTCGCGATGCTCTGTCGGGCAGGCTGGCGGACCTCTATGGTACGTGTCTGGAAGACACACGCGATGCTGAACAGAGTTTGCGTCCAAGCATTCTCTTGAGGTCGTGGATTTATTTCGTACAGGCGCACTCCCCGTAAGTGCACATGCTCTGCGCTGCAGATACGGAAATCTGGATGAACTACGCCACATCTGAACTCTGttcccgcgtcgcgctgaCTCCGTCCGCCGCAGACCACGttggagagggcgagggggcgCTGGGACGCTCTGCTTGAAGATATTCCTAAGCTGGTTGGTGACACATTGTAAGTAGGCAACATTCGACGGGATATCAGTTCGCGACATTGATGGCTCCGTCGGTGTTCAAAGCGGATAGTCGGCGAACTCGCAAACAGCCGGCCGGCAGCGAAATGAAGTCGCCATGGCGTGGGCGCCACCATCGACAGATCCTTCTCAGACTGTGTAGAAGCACAATTATGTAGCACGATGTGTGTCTCGGCTCCGTGAAGACTTTCATCCTTGCTATGAAGCGCCGGAGTTGGAGCAAACGACCCATGGCTTTAGTGGTACTGTTGTGCGACACGAAGCGTCGAACTGCGCCGTGTTCTACCCAGATGGAGTACCCTGTAAAAAACTGTCTGCCTAAAGAATGAAGTGACACTTCGATCAGTGCCCGTTCATTGTGACGTGCTGTAGCATCGATCAGGGGCGCTTACGTGCGACACTGACATGCTCAGAGGCGTTGTGTCATCGGGGTATCACTCGTCGAATCCTCGACGCCAGTCACAGGCACCTCAGGGTTGGATTTTCATGTTCGTGGGCAACGatgctcgcgcggcgacttTGCGCACTCCCCTACACTTCTGTCGTACATTACTATGATGTCATCATGTATGGTCCGTGAAGGCATGAGGAAAGAATGCTGAGTAGAACAATGTGGCAATGTATCGCCTCCTCCTGACCGCAGTAGCGAGTGAACCACAGTTCCAGCCAGTGACGAGATGCACGCACCCGCGCCGTTGCGGAGCATCTTGGAACTGCGACTTCCTCGCACTCGCACGCCGGCCAAAGCACAACGGTGGCGGCTTCTTCACTGTCCTGGGGGACTATCGCTGCTGCATACAGAAACGCCCGAAGCCTACAGCGGATAGTGCTGGGATAGCGGCGACTGGCCCCGCAAGTGCAAGGCTGCGATTGTGTTGAAGCATGCTACCAAGCTATCGTGGTTCGGAGTGCGAACACCGCGTCTGTGtttcctgcagcgcggcgcaagTAAGTAGGCGCGCTGCCTCAACAGTTGGTCGCGGGATTGAGTTACTCCCCCCACTTCCCACACTGCGATCTGCTTCGCGGGCACTGGCAAGGACATGTAACGCGTAACTAACACCATAGACTACTCCCTGTCCTGCTACTTTTGGCTGACAAAaggctgcgtcgtcgctgcagctgcagcgccggtAGGGCAGGGGGTGACATCCGTGTCGTGGCGCGTGGCCTCCAGTGCCGTGAAAGAGTACAGTGGCTGCGTGTACGCTTACCTACCATCAACACGAAATCGCGgggcgagaaagagaagccttcgccgccgggtgtgagctcgcggcgccggcgctctgCTTGAAACCTCGGCCGACGCAGTGCAGCGCGCGAAAACAGACATGACAAAAAACGACAGCGCACACTGCGAGCTACTGAGCAGAAGGAAAGAAGCCGAGACGAGAGACGGGGGGCTGACAATTACCTGGCGTGACGCGGCGTGCACATAGGTTGACGTCTGTGTGTGGAAAACGCCGCTCTGCAAAGGCGTAGAGAGGCACGAAAGAATGCAGGTCACCAGCCAGAGGTGAGCCATCTCTAGGCAGCATGGGCACAGAGCTTTtgcggcctctgtctcctcgcagtCTCCGGTCTGCAGCCCCAGCAGAGAGGGCTAGCCGGGCGGCAAAGGCCTCTCGTCACCCGGCGActtcgcttccgcgcgtCGATGCGGCGCGACGTCCTTCCAACTCAAACCATGCGGCTACCAACGCCCGGTAGCCTTGCTGAGCGTAGAAATATAGACACGCATGAGAAGAGAAACCGGCAGACGCACAACAGAAACATGAAGAGAGGAGCCAGAAAGGACTCCACCGTcctccggcgcagacgagcctGCACGCGGACACGGCCGCTACACAGCCGTCGTCGGGGAACACGGGAGAAAGGCTGCTAGACTCATCTTTGTCTGCTTGCCTCACTTTTAATCCCGCTGGCTGGCTTTCTGAACGAGTCTTCCTCTTCCGAAGCGAGGAGAACAAGGAGAGAAAGACCTGGCGCACAaccaggcgaggcggagacagacgtAGCCAGCGACGTGGCAGCGCGCATGCTGGCTGAGGAGAAAGCCGCCGGCTGGACGAGCACGTGCAGCATTTTCTTGTTTTTCGCGCGTCTTGTTTCTCACATATGCCCTCTTTTTCTTGTTGGCTCCCGAGCCACACACTGCAGATTCCTTGAACTGCGCGAAACGCGAAACTTCTTGTGAAGTGGAGACAACAGCAGGCCTCGACTGTTTCAGTCGTCCTTGACGCGAATACGCTCCGCTGGACGCCTGGAAACGTAGATTGTAGAGCCGAGAAAGAAGTGAGACAACGCAGAAAGGCCAAACcagcgcgaagcagcgcatCCTCTGAGCCGCGAGGAACGAGCACAAGTGTTGTCGCAGTGCCGATATGTAGCTTGCAAACGCCTTGACGCTGTAGCCTTTCAGCGTCGTTGGCTCCTCCTTTTTCCACCTTTTCCACAGCAACTACGCGCTTCGCCACCTCGCCCTGAGCCTCACCTTCTGGCTTCGCCGATCGGCCTCTTGTTACCTTCTCATTCGGCAACTCTCTTGGCGAAGGCTTCCTCTTCAAGGGCTCAGTCCCTCCCTCCGGCCTGCCCAACTGTAGCCCTTGGTCAACTCTGCGTGGCTGATCCAGCTCTGTGTCTCTCGTGTTAACTGTTCCGCTGTGATTGCTTCGCGCTGTGCCGGTCGACCCATATCGTTCAGCTTTCTTCGTGACCCAAGTCGTTCTGTGTTTTCGATTTTTTTCGCCGGTGcccgcgtccttctcgctttgccgtctcttctctctgctgcccttCGCGCTCTGTCGCCATGGCTGAGGTCTCTGCGCCGTTCGCCTCTCATTCGGCCTCGGAAACTGGGTACCGTCCTGTGCACTTCTACTTCCTCCGACACGCAGGTGAGAACTTTCCCGCGGCTTTAGCTGAAGCCATGTGCCAAGCAACGAAAGACATACAGATTCACATATatagaaatatatatatgtatatatatgtgcttTTACGCAaacctatacatatatatatgtatgtgctGCCAAGCCGCGGATCAGTGACATCTTCGTTCGTTTTTATCGTCGATCAGGAGGTCTCCTGGGTGCTTCTCCAGAGATGGCAGGGAAAGGGCGACACATAGCCGGTGTGCGGTGCTTCGTCCATGCATGTGGAAAGAGAACCGAAGACAATCGTCTTCGGTTCTTCGAGAGAGCTCTACCTTTTCAACGGCTTGGAGGCGAGGtcatttcttcttctgcatgTCTCCGTTCTTGCTGTCTCCGCAGAAGGCTCGCATAACCGAGCCGTGAAAGAAAGGTGAGtcttgcctctccctcgcacgcTCCTCTGTATTCGTCAGCCTTTTGGTTTTGGTGCGGGCAGAGGTCATCTGCGTCACGTAGCCCGTGCGTCGGGAGTCGTCCTGcgtgcatatatgtatgtatgttcAGACGTGAATActaatatatatgtatgtatattgcgatatagatagatatgcCTCACCGCGACTCCGCGCCTGATTGCCTCTAGCTTATTGAGAGTTGCTTGCAGGAAGCCAGGGCAGAGCCGGAAGAGCGTGTTTGCTTCCGCCGCACACTtcgacgcgcggctctcctGCGTTGGGCGCGCGCAGTGcacagccgcagcctcggcgatgcccgcgccgctgcggctggcgcTGAAGGAGAGTCTCGGGTTCGgcgtggaggacgcggcTGCCGAGCCTGACGCTGCACGCCGGGTctcggaggcgcaggcgaaacAGGCGCTGACGGAGAGCCCGAcagcgcgcgaggacgaGCCGCAGAGCCCAAACGTGAGCGCAGCGAAGCAGGCAGATGCGGCAGGCCAgccagccgccggcggggcgcagacgcatgcagcgacttcctcctctgTGGTGCTCTGCACCTCGACGCTCAGGAGGTCGCTCGAGACGGGTCATTTGGTGCTGCAGGGGGCGGTCAAGGGCCTCAAAGCTGAGGAAAACGGGTGTGCGAGGGGAGGGACTTCGCCCGAGTCGGGAGACGGTTTGCCTCAGGCAGTGGCGaacgcaggagacgcagaggactgCCTAGCGCTGCAGACTGTTCGCACCTTCGCCCTCGAGGACCTGCGCgagtgcagcggcggcgggcacaTCTGCGACGGCAGGAGCaggtgagagagagaagagacagagagccgTTTTGGCCACGTCGTCCTGCACCCGAGGCGACTATCCGAACGTTTAAGTTCTTGTCTTTCTTGCCGAAGCCAGGGTCTGTCTGTGCGTCGATGTGCAGCACCCAAGAGCTTCGAAAGTTCTGTGAGCCGCGTTTCGCGGACGTTTCCTTCGTCGTGCCTCAGGAAGGTAAGCCCTGAAAAGCGTagaaaggcggcgccgcgctcagCACCTCTACGAAGctcagaggcgcagaggactcGGGAGTGCAGGTACAACCCGAAAAACGCCCTGGCAGAAGCGCAAACATACAAAAAGCCTCAGTGTGCTTCGCAGCGTCGAATGTTCGATCTGCCTATGTACGAAAATACGTTTACTGCTAGTGTGTCTCGGCGCATGCCTGTGTGTGCTTTAACCAAGACCTTCCTCGCCAGGGGCGGGGTGAGGCTCCCGTTTTCTCGACtgcaagcgcctccgcgagtgcctatgcatgcgcatgtcgAGTTGTTTCTGTTGTGGCCCCGCAGACGatccgcttcctccgtcCATGCCCAGGgagtcgcgcgcggacgtcgagcgtcgctgcgtctcctttctgcggtttgtcttctcgctggcgcgctcGGCGGACTCGGCTTCGTCCTGCACGGAGCGGAatcgcggcgcgacgcgcccgctggagcccttcgcgcccgccgcgtcgacgCCTCTCCACGTGTTCTGCATCGTCCACAGCGCGTGGACGCGAcacttcttctccctcctggGCATGTTCgacccgccggcgcgcggcctgcgtaACTGCGAATGGCGTTCCTTCACAACCTCTGCCAAGTCCCTCGAacgcgcgctggagaaggTGAGCAGTCTGTTCAGTCGTGTACTGATATTCAGCACTCTATCTAGATATATATAATTCTATCTACTTTCGCATTTTTCCAGTAATATACCCAAAgtggagaggagagcgctGAGAGCACGTAGAcccggcgtccgcgccatCAGGCACGCAGGAGTGCTGTAGTCAGGGGCAGGAATCTTGATGCCTCACTGTGCGACGTTTTCGTGTCGCTGCGGTTCCCGCTGTCAGCTCTCGCAGCCCTCGTCAGGCCTagcggcgtctctcgcgggcgcgtcagCCTCTTCGGAGTTTCCGCTGCTCTTGCCGGCAAGTCCTCTGGCAGGCGCGGGTt is a genomic window of Besnoitia besnoiti strain Bb-Ger1 chromosome IV, whole genome shotgun sequence containing:
- a CDS encoding hypothetical protein (encoded by transcript BESB_053980), whose translation is MAEVSAPFASHSASETGYRPVHFYFLRHAEGSHNRAVKERKPGQSRKSVFASAAHFDARLSCVGRAQCTAAASAMPAPLRLALKESLGFGVEDAAAEPDAARRVSEAQAKQALTESPTAREDEPQSPNVSAAKQADAAGQPAAGGAQTHAATSSSVVLCTSTLRRSLETGHLVLQGAVKGLKAEENGCARGGTSPESGDGLPQAVANAGDAEDCLALQTVRTFALEDLRECSGGGHICDGRSSTQELRKFCEPRFADVSFVVPQEDDPLPPSMPRESRADVERRCVSFLRFVFSLARSADSASSCTERNRGATRPLEPFAPAASTPLHVFCIVHSAWTRHFFSLLGMFDPPARGLRNCEWRSFTTSAKSLERALEKLSQPSSGLAASLAGASASSEFPLLLPASPLAGAGSSDASHRALQSVDAFTRCVPRDFFSLLIFPPTALQRSTSAAASAAREDSATAEDASQAAVERILDWARKYRYMPSRQSRSCAPRSGDTEGDLTSHTGERPGLSACRGEAHPAVFEALAPEFEEKAAAMRILETEEGERREVVTDATWCLSAVKEERENGKWELIAKERVHRQTCVLVVLPLECGSSDPEGATAVDAREEEISQISSYLLPHTAGSSDVYRLDILSL